The proteins below are encoded in one region of Candidatus Bathyarchaeota archaeon A05DMB-5:
- the tpiA gene encoding triose-phosphate isomerase — MIIVNFKAYSEATGRKAVELAKKAEKVNEETSVYIGVAPQFADIAAVAKAVKIPVFAQHIDPIRPGSFTGHVLAESVKEAGAVGTLINHSERQLKLSDINEAIAITREQGLLSVVCANDPNVSAAVAALKPDIIAVEPPELIGTGIPVSKAKPEVVTGTVKLVREVNSEVTILCGAGITRGEDVKAALKLGTQGVLVASGIVKAKDPYTVLREFAEAAKK, encoded by the coding sequence ATGATAATTGTCAACTTCAAAGCGTATTCTGAAGCAACTGGACGAAAGGCGGTTGAGCTTGCAAAAAAAGCTGAAAAAGTGAATGAGGAGACATCTGTTTATATCGGCGTCGCCCCTCAGTTCGCAGACATCGCTGCAGTCGCGAAAGCTGTGAAAATTCCAGTTTTTGCTCAACACATAGACCCTATAAGGCCTGGCAGTTTCACGGGGCACGTGCTTGCTGAATCTGTAAAGGAAGCTGGCGCTGTTGGAACGTTAATTAACCATTCGGAGAGGCAGCTTAAACTTTCAGACATTAATGAAGCAATCGCGATAACGCGTGAGCAAGGTTTGCTTTCAGTCGTTTGCGCCAATGACCCCAACGTAAGCGCTGCGGTGGCAGCCCTTAAACCAGACATAATAGCTGTTGAGCCGCCTGAGCTTATCGGCACTGGAATCCCTGTTTCAAAGGCTAAACCAGAGGTTGTAACTGGCACTGTGAAGCTCGTCAGAGAAGTTAATTCTGAAGTAACAATACTTTGTGGTGCTGGAATAACTCGTGGAGAAGATGTTAAGGCTGCGTTGAAGCTTGGCACTCAAGGTGTGTTGGTTGCAAGTGGCATAGTGAAGGCAAAAGACCCATATACTGTTTTGCGGGAATTTGCAGAAGCAGCAAAGAAATAG